A section of the Kribbella sp. HUAS MG21 genome encodes:
- a CDS encoding isochorismatase family protein, producing MNPLDPRRTALLLIDLMPRIIGLGTAPLSGPVVLERSVALAAATRSAGALVVNVRVERPGVEVQPDGSGFAPEAAPRPGDLEIVKRTIGAFGRTALDAELQSRGIANVVLAGIATNFGVESTARAAADLGYETFFVTDAMTGLDAHAHDFAVSYTFPRLGTLCTSTEYLAALG from the coding sequence GTGAACCCTCTGGATCCTCGTCGTACCGCACTCCTCCTGATCGACCTGATGCCACGGATCATCGGGCTCGGCACGGCACCGCTCAGCGGGCCGGTCGTGCTCGAGCGATCCGTGGCACTGGCCGCGGCCACCCGGTCGGCCGGCGCGCTGGTGGTGAACGTCCGCGTCGAGCGGCCGGGTGTCGAGGTGCAGCCGGACGGCAGCGGCTTCGCGCCCGAGGCCGCCCCGCGGCCCGGCGACCTGGAGATCGTCAAGCGCACGATCGGGGCCTTCGGCCGGACCGCGCTCGACGCCGAGCTGCAGTCCCGCGGCATCGCGAACGTCGTACTGGCCGGGATCGCCACCAACTTCGGCGTCGAGTCCACGGCCCGCGCCGCCGCGGACCTCGGCTATGAGACCTTCTTCGTCACCGACGCCATGACCGGCCTCGACGCCCACGCCCACGACTTCGCCGTGTCCTACACCTTCCCGCGCCTCGGCACCCTCTGCACCAGCACCGAGTACCTCGCGGCGCTGGGCTAA
- the idi gene encoding isopentenyl-diphosphate Delta-isomerase, translating to MIDERVVLVDEGGRAIGTEAKATVHHAATPLHLAFSSYVVDAAGRVLLTQRAFGKPTWPGVWTNSCCGHPLPGEPLADAVRRRLADELGIVVDTVELVLPEFRYRAEMPTGVVENELCPVYRVFWTGNPTPNPSEVAAYRWADWDELREVPGLSPWCLLQLDQLTGQPTDWPLADPSLLPPAAQV from the coding sequence GTGATCGACGAGCGGGTTGTGCTGGTGGACGAGGGCGGGCGCGCGATCGGGACCGAGGCGAAGGCGACGGTCCACCACGCGGCGACGCCGCTGCACCTGGCGTTCTCCAGCTACGTCGTCGACGCGGCCGGACGGGTGCTGCTCACCCAGCGGGCGTTCGGCAAGCCGACGTGGCCCGGCGTCTGGACCAACAGTTGCTGCGGGCATCCACTGCCGGGCGAGCCGCTCGCGGACGCCGTCCGGCGCAGGCTCGCCGACGAGCTCGGGATCGTCGTGGACACGGTGGAGCTGGTCCTGCCCGAGTTCCGGTACCGCGCCGAGATGCCGACCGGCGTGGTCGAGAACGAGCTCTGTCCCGTGTACCGGGTGTTCTGGACCGGTAACCCGACGCCGAACCCGTCCGAGGTCGCGGCCTACCGCTGGGCCGACTGGGACGAACTGCGGGAGGTCCCCGGCCTCTCGCCCTGGTGCCTCCTGCAACTGGATCAGCTCACCGGACAGCCGACGGACTGGCCGCTCGCCGACCCGTCGCTCCTACCACCCGCCGCCCAGGTCTAG
- a CDS encoding DUF2961 domain-containing protein, which translates to MLRRVIALAACALLAFPTTTASAAPSAPQAGGGNGPVGWDVYRNLDRLPELQPGVRTKQFSSFGRDGTNNDGFDGAYSCLRTTAAGCVLAEDSGPGEVAAIWFTRDGGDVTRTGTITVELDGKQVLHGSLQDIVDGKRGAPFSYPLVANAVETSGGVYIRVPMPYRSSMRITTQSNPYFYHVGYREFPDANGVRTFDPSDKAEDVLALLTASGTKDPKPAHPEARTTSTPLNLAPGKQITLADVRGPGEVSALRLKLPDIVGLDLQSVADDGRAFVGSSKFTVKIDPANTGVKLTRRMDLRIGNQRARVLVDGAPAGEWAPLKAQGAQWHDQSVDLPAALTAGKSQVTITNEFVSSDLDFNEFLYWVDSTVGGQPKRTDTLDVGPKHLADEQAHGYAITQQNWSGEHAMSYAATEADGARVKPSDTLLAGVRVQVTIDGRKRVDAPIGEFFGSGLGENPVRSLFFAMDPDGWYSSWWPMPYAGRATVTLVNTTTYELKGQAEVTAARDVRKAVDLATGKTGYFTAISHRGEPTHGDDWTFADVAGRGKFVGVSQTMEGLLADGNTRGYLEGDERVSVDGERTPAIHGTGTEDYYESGWYFNTGTYSTPFHGNSAHEVRAGFCTHECDGAWRLHITDAIGFENQLDFTIEHGQQNDHPAIYGSTSFLYTAAGFGARETDRIDTGSTASRQQHGYTDNGTQADLSSVYEGDHDNLTLTDQVRSTSQPIRFGVKTDPANHGVTLRRTSDQKTAGQSAQVVVNGKTVGTWLQPLGNTHQRWLDDNYQLPAAITAGRDRLDIELRPSGPAWTASSYVVQSLVRPYADQRAPGAVTGAQATGRADNAINLTWNDVGDDSGIAQYNVYGAKPGGTEKLLGTSPLPGFLHRGLGLHETWTYRIAAVDLAGHVGARSAAVQGTSGSTLRIEGESMLPPVSSTVPVDPQGNCCGVSWSGGAQAWIHGTKAGDKTVLGFSVPTAGSYDLSTVLTKAADYGIVDVQIDGNSAVSFDGYQGSGVGTQTVGLGTVQLSAGSHQLVVTVTGKNPAAIGYLVGVDVLDLKLAT; encoded by the coding sequence ATGCTCCGTCGTGTCATCGCTCTCGCCGCCTGCGCGCTGCTGGCGTTCCCCACCACCACCGCCTCCGCGGCACCGTCCGCTCCACAGGCGGGCGGCGGCAACGGCCCGGTCGGCTGGGACGTGTACCGGAACCTCGACCGGCTGCCCGAGCTCCAGCCCGGCGTCCGCACCAAACAGTTCTCCAGCTTCGGCCGCGACGGCACCAACAACGACGGCTTCGACGGCGCGTACTCCTGCCTGCGGACAACGGCCGCCGGCTGCGTGCTCGCCGAGGACAGCGGCCCGGGGGAGGTCGCCGCGATCTGGTTCACCCGCGACGGCGGCGACGTCACCCGGACCGGGACGATCACCGTCGAGCTCGACGGCAAGCAGGTGCTGCACGGTTCGCTGCAGGACATCGTCGACGGCAAGCGCGGTGCGCCGTTCAGCTATCCGCTGGTCGCGAACGCCGTCGAGACCAGCGGCGGCGTCTACATCCGCGTCCCGATGCCGTACCGCTCCTCGATGCGGATCACCACCCAGAGCAACCCGTACTTCTACCACGTCGGGTACCGCGAGTTCCCCGACGCGAACGGCGTCCGGACCTTCGACCCGAGCGACAAGGCCGAGGACGTGCTGGCGCTGCTGACCGCCTCCGGCACCAAGGACCCGAAGCCCGCGCACCCGGAAGCGCGGACGACGAGTACGCCGCTGAATCTTGCCCCGGGCAAGCAGATCACGCTGGCCGACGTCCGCGGCCCGGGCGAGGTGAGCGCGCTGCGGCTGAAGTTGCCGGACATCGTCGGCCTCGACCTGCAGAGCGTCGCGGACGACGGGCGCGCGTTCGTCGGCAGCAGCAAGTTCACCGTGAAGATCGACCCGGCGAACACCGGGGTGAAGCTGACCCGCCGGATGGACCTGCGGATCGGCAACCAGCGTGCGAGAGTCCTGGTCGACGGCGCGCCGGCCGGTGAGTGGGCGCCGCTCAAGGCGCAGGGCGCCCAGTGGCACGACCAATCCGTGGACCTGCCGGCCGCGCTGACCGCCGGCAAGTCGCAGGTCACGATCACCAACGAGTTCGTCTCGTCGGACCTCGACTTCAACGAGTTCCTGTACTGGGTCGACTCGACGGTCGGTGGTCAGCCGAAGCGCACCGACACCCTCGACGTCGGGCCCAAGCACCTCGCCGACGAGCAGGCGCACGGCTACGCGATCACCCAGCAGAACTGGAGCGGTGAGCACGCCATGTCGTACGCCGCGACGGAGGCGGACGGCGCGCGCGTCAAGCCGTCCGACACGCTGCTGGCCGGTGTCCGCGTCCAGGTGACGATCGACGGCCGCAAGCGCGTCGACGCCCCGATCGGCGAGTTCTTCGGCTCCGGCCTCGGTGAGAACCCGGTCCGCTCGCTGTTCTTCGCGATGGACCCCGACGGCTGGTACTCCTCCTGGTGGCCGATGCCGTACGCCGGCCGCGCGACGGTCACGCTCGTCAACACAACGACGTACGAGCTCAAGGGACAGGCTGAGGTGACAGCGGCGCGCGACGTCCGGAAGGCCGTCGACCTGGCCACCGGGAAGACCGGCTACTTCACCGCGATCTCGCACCGCGGCGAGCCCACGCACGGCGACGACTGGACGTTCGCCGACGTGGCCGGCCGGGGCAAGTTCGTCGGCGTCTCGCAGACCATGGAGGGTCTGCTTGCCGACGGCAACACCCGCGGGTACCTCGAGGGCGACGAGCGGGTCTCCGTCGACGGCGAACGCACGCCCGCGATCCACGGCACCGGGACCGAGGACTACTACGAGTCCGGCTGGTACTTCAACACCGGGACGTACTCGACGCCGTTCCACGGCAACTCCGCGCACGAGGTCCGCGCCGGGTTCTGCACGCACGAGTGCGACGGCGCGTGGCGGCTGCACATCACCGACGCGATCGGCTTCGAGAACCAGCTCGACTTCACCATCGAGCACGGCCAGCAGAACGACCACCCGGCGATCTACGGCTCGACCTCGTTCCTCTACACCGCGGCCGGATTCGGCGCGCGCGAGACGGACCGCATCGACACCGGCTCGACGGCGAGTCGCCAGCAGCACGGATACACCGACAACGGAACGCAGGCGGACCTGAGCTCGGTGTACGAAGGCGACCACGACAACCTCACGCTCACCGACCAGGTCCGCTCGACCTCACAGCCGATCCGCTTCGGCGTGAAGACCGATCCGGCGAACCACGGCGTCACCCTGCGCCGGACGAGCGACCAGAAGACCGCGGGCCAGTCGGCGCAGGTGGTGGTCAACGGCAAGACCGTCGGCACCTGGCTGCAGCCGCTCGGCAACACCCACCAGCGCTGGCTCGACGACAACTACCAGTTGCCCGCAGCGATCACAGCCGGCAGGGACCGCCTCGACATCGAGCTCCGCCCGTCCGGGCCGGCGTGGACCGCGTCGTCGTACGTCGTCCAGTCGCTGGTGCGGCCGTACGCCGACCAGCGGGCGCCAGGCGCGGTCACCGGGGCACAGGCGACGGGCCGCGCCGACAACGCGATCAACCTGACCTGGAACGACGTCGGCGACGACAGCGGGATCGCGCAGTACAACGTGTACGGCGCCAAGCCGGGCGGGACCGAGAAGTTGCTCGGGACCTCGCCGCTGCCCGGGTTCCTGCACCGCGGCCTCGGGCTGCACGAGACCTGGACGTACCGGATCGCGGCCGTCGACCTCGCGGGACACGTCGGAGCGAGGTCGGCCGCGGTGCAGGGGACCAGTGGCAGCACGCTGCGGATCGAGGGCGAGTCGATGCTGCCGCCGGTGTCGTCGACGGTCCCGGTCGACCCGCAGGGCAACTGCTGCGGGGTGAGTTGGTCCGGCGGTGCGCAGGCGTGGATCCACGGGACGAAGGCGGGCGACAAGACCGTGCTCGGCTTCTCGGTCCCGACCGCAGGGTCGTACGACTTGTCGACCGTGCTGACGAAGGCGGCCGACTACGGGATCGTCGACGTACAGATCGACGGCAACAGCGCGGTCAGCTTCGACGGCTACCAGGGCTCGGGTGTCGGTACGCAGACAGTCGGGCTGGGGACGGTGCAGCTGAGCGCGGGCAGTCATCAGCTCGTCGTGACCGTTACCGGCAAGAACCCGGCAGCAATCGGCTATCTCGTCGGAGTGGACGTCCTGGATCTTAAGCTCGCGACGTGA
- a CDS encoding alcohol dehydrogenase catalytic domain-containing protein, producing MTGTMRAAQVQQAGGPFVVTDVPIPEPGAGQVRVRVHACGICGGDAIPRNALFGTTLPRIPGHEIAGVVDAVGAGVTVWESGQRVGVGWSGGVDFTCEFCRRGDFTNCVHRKIVGASYDGGYAEYVVVPQDAVARIPEGLSFAEAAPLMCGGITAFNALRHAHAGPGDTVAVQGVGGVGHLAIQFADKMGFRTVAINRGRDKEKLARELGADEYIDSTEGDAGEALKALGGAAAILATVSRAELQSELVKGLRPNGQLIVLEGGDPIEVTGHALADGRLSVSGWYSGVAQDSEDTLNFAVLKGIRPIIETYPLDQAEEAWQHQPKANLRIVLTTKAD from the coding sequence ATGACAGGAACCATGCGCGCGGCCCAGGTCCAGCAGGCGGGCGGCCCGTTCGTCGTCACCGACGTACCGATCCCGGAGCCCGGCGCAGGGCAGGTCCGCGTACGGGTGCACGCGTGCGGGATCTGCGGCGGCGACGCGATCCCGCGAAACGCGCTGTTCGGTACGACGCTGCCGCGGATCCCAGGCCACGAGATCGCCGGCGTCGTGGACGCGGTCGGTGCCGGCGTCACCGTCTGGGAGAGCGGACAGCGGGTCGGCGTCGGCTGGTCCGGCGGGGTCGACTTCACCTGTGAGTTCTGCCGGCGCGGCGACTTCACGAACTGCGTGCACCGGAAGATCGTCGGAGCGTCGTACGACGGCGGGTATGCGGAGTACGTCGTGGTGCCGCAGGACGCGGTGGCGCGGATCCCGGAGGGGCTGAGCTTCGCGGAGGCGGCGCCGCTGATGTGCGGCGGGATCACCGCGTTCAACGCGTTGCGGCACGCGCACGCGGGGCCGGGGGACACCGTCGCGGTGCAGGGCGTCGGCGGGGTCGGGCATCTGGCGATCCAGTTCGCGGACAAGATGGGCTTCCGGACCGTGGCGATCAACCGCGGCCGGGACAAGGAGAAGCTGGCCCGCGAACTCGGGGCGGACGAGTACATCGACAGCACCGAGGGGGACGCCGGTGAGGCTTTGAAGGCGCTCGGCGGTGCCGCAGCGATCCTGGCGACGGTCTCCCGCGCGGAACTCCAGTCGGAGCTGGTGAAGGGCCTGCGCCCGAACGGTCAACTGATCGTGCTCGAAGGCGGCGACCCGATCGAGGTCACCGGCCACGCGCTCGCGGACGGCCGCCTGTCGGTGTCCGGCTGGTACTCCGGCGTCGCCCAGGACTCCGAGGACACCCTGAACTTCGCCGTCCTGAAGGGCATCCGCCCCATCATCGAGACCTACCCCCTGGACCAGGCCGAAGAAGCCTGGCAACACCAACCCAAGGCCAACCTCCGCATCGTGCTCACGACGAAGGCCGACTAG
- the tyrS gene encoding tyrosine--tRNA ligase, producing the protein MNAVIDRLRRTTDTIVGEDDLRARLESGRPLRIKYGVDCTAPDLHLGHAVNLWMMRQLQDLGHRVVFLLGDLTTRVGDPTGRSETRPVLTPEQIDANAASFLEQVSLVLRTDAEVFEVRRNSEWYDAMPVAELLGLLGQVTQAQLMSRDMFRERVAAGREIAVHELVYPVLQGYDSFAMRSDLTIVGSDQLFNEQLGRHFQQRLGAPPQVVLTTTITPGIDGRAKQSKSLNNYIGLTDSPRDKFGKLMSIPDDLVATYAKVYTELSLDDVAALGDAAAAGGAAARDAKLRLAAAVVTRYHGAGAARKELDAFRHTFSDRSEPAEMPEVVVTGEVSTAFDLLRAVRPDDSNSELRRLLRQGAVTINGTRIDDPTAAVDLSTAVVLKSGGRTWHRVTRGPAPTV; encoded by the coding sequence ATGAACGCTGTGATCGACCGGTTACGCCGCACCACCGACACCATCGTCGGCGAGGACGACCTGCGCGCACGCCTGGAATCGGGGCGCCCGCTGCGGATCAAGTACGGCGTCGACTGCACCGCACCCGACCTGCATCTCGGGCACGCGGTCAACCTGTGGATGATGCGGCAACTGCAGGACCTCGGCCACCGGGTCGTGTTCCTGCTCGGCGACCTCACCACGCGGGTCGGCGACCCGACCGGGCGCTCCGAGACGCGCCCGGTGCTCACCCCCGAGCAGATCGACGCCAACGCCGCGTCCTTCCTCGAGCAGGTCTCCCTGGTACTGCGGACCGACGCCGAAGTCTTCGAGGTACGACGGAATTCCGAGTGGTACGACGCGATGCCGGTCGCGGAGCTGCTGGGACTGCTCGGACAGGTGACGCAGGCGCAGCTGATGAGCCGCGACATGTTCCGCGAGCGGGTCGCCGCCGGGCGGGAGATCGCCGTCCACGAGCTGGTATACCCGGTGCTGCAGGGCTACGACAGCTTCGCGATGCGGAGTGACCTGACGATCGTCGGGTCCGACCAGCTGTTCAACGAGCAGCTGGGACGGCACTTCCAGCAACGCCTGGGCGCGCCGCCGCAGGTAGTCCTCACGACGACGATCACGCCCGGGATCGACGGCCGCGCCAAGCAGTCCAAGTCGCTCAACAACTACATCGGCCTGACCGACAGCCCGCGGGACAAGTTCGGAAAGCTGATGAGCATCCCGGACGACCTCGTGGCGACGTACGCCAAGGTCTACACCGAGCTGTCGCTGGACGACGTCGCCGCGCTAGGCGACGCCGCCGCGGCCGGTGGTGCGGCCGCTCGGGACGCCAAGCTCCGGCTCGCCGCCGCGGTCGTCACGAGATACCACGGTGCCGGCGCGGCCCGGAAAGAGCTGGACGCGTTCCGTCACACGTTTTCCGATCGTTCCGAACCGGCCGAGATGCCCGAGGTCGTCGTCACCGGCGAGGTCAGTACCGCGTTCGACCTGCTCCGCGCGGTCCGCCCGGACGACAGCAACTCCGAGCTCCGCCGCCTGCTCCGCCAGGGCGCGGTGACGATCAACGGCACCCGCATCGACGACCCCACCGCCGCCGTCGACCTCAGCACCGCGGTCGTCCTCAAATCGGGCGGCCGGACCTGGCACCGCGTCACCCGCGGTCCTGCACCGACGGTGTGA
- a CDS encoding NAD(P)H-binding protein, whose amino-acid sequence MTMLITGATGNAGSAVVQALAARGVPARALIRSPRELPAGIDPVYGDLNRPDTFADALDGVTGIFLLSGYDRLDELLANAVRAGVQRVVVLSSSSLDGEVTNAVAAYHLATEEAVRASGLQWTFLRPNSFMSNTLRWLDQVRAGTEIRVQFPDVPVSTIHPQDIGDVAAHALQGEQENAVLRLTGPVALTPVEQVAILGEGIGRPLTAYPMTRAETHDALHASMPEPYAEAIESFFGDGTIDETSVTGTVLDVTGRPARTLQAWVRENAASFA is encoded by the coding sequence ATGACGATGCTGATCACCGGCGCGACCGGCAACGCGGGCAGTGCGGTCGTGCAGGCACTGGCGGCGCGGGGCGTCCCCGCGCGCGCCCTGATCCGGTCGCCGAGGGAGCTGCCGGCCGGGATCGACCCGGTGTACGGCGACCTGAACCGGCCCGACACCTTCGCGGACGCGTTGGACGGTGTGACCGGGATCTTCCTGCTGAGCGGCTACGACCGGCTCGATGAGCTGCTCGCGAACGCAGTGCGTGCCGGCGTGCAGCGGGTCGTCGTACTGTCCAGCAGTTCGCTCGACGGTGAGGTGACGAACGCGGTCGCCGCCTATCACCTCGCGACCGAGGAAGCAGTCCGCGCGTCCGGCCTGCAGTGGACCTTCCTGCGGCCGAACTCGTTCATGTCCAACACCCTGCGCTGGCTCGACCAGGTCCGCGCCGGCACCGAGATCCGCGTCCAGTTCCCCGACGTACCGGTCTCGACGATCCATCCGCAGGACATCGGCGACGTCGCGGCGCACGCACTCCAGGGCGAGCAGGAAAACGCTGTACTGCGCCTCACCGGGCCGGTCGCGCTCACGCCGGTGGAGCAGGTCGCGATCCTCGGCGAGGGCATCGGCCGCCCGCTGACGGCGTACCCGATGACCCGTGCGGAGACGCACGACGCCCTGCACGCGTCGATGCCCGAGCCGTACGCCGAGGCGATCGAGAGCTTCTTCGGCGACGGCACGATCGACGAGACCTCGGTGACCGGCACGGTCCTGGACGTCACCGGCCGCCCGGCCCGGACCCTCCAGGCCTGGGTCCGGGAGAACGCGGCGTCCTTCGCTTAG
- a CDS encoding DUF6319 family protein, whose product MTVDTLAAEAPLDTPDLTGPVTAAAPAATSADTGTAEPAPVAEKPKKAPAKKAAGKKTKTIELTLTVTGTADGEWRAELKQGSTYLARDLAVAAAAVSRAAKELHEDLSTPIDEVIEEARAQQAAKVAALEAELEAARKALAELD is encoded by the coding sequence ATGACTGTAGACACTCTGGCAGCAGAAGCGCCGCTGGACACTCCCGACCTCACCGGTCCCGTGACCGCAGCTGCCCCGGCAGCTACTTCCGCGGACACCGGCACCGCTGAGCCCGCGCCGGTGGCCGAGAAGCCGAAGAAGGCGCCGGCCAAGAAGGCCGCCGGGAAGAAGACGAAGACGATCGAGCTCACGCTGACCGTCACCGGGACCGCCGACGGCGAGTGGCGCGCCGAGCTCAAGCAGGGTTCGACGTACCTCGCGCGCGACCTGGCCGTCGCGGCCGCCGCCGTCTCCCGGGCCGCAAAGGAGCTGCACGAGGACCTGTCGACCCCGATCGACGAGGTCATCGAGGAGGCCCGCGCCCAGCAGGCCGCCAAGGTCGCCGCCCTCGAAGCCGAACTCGAAGCAGCCCGCAAGGCCCTGGCCGAGCTGGACTAG
- a CDS encoding NAD(P)/FAD-dependent oxidoreductase, whose product MDVAIIGGSVAGLQAALTLGRACRRVVLFDDGRARNRMASHVHNFLGVEDLAPGELLAAGRKQLAAYGVEVRDVRVEDVIADDDGYVVDGERVRAVVLATGLRDELPDVPGLAERWGQDVVACPHCHGWEVRDHPLVQLGWRGAPDRSVARALLLSRWSDQVILCTDGDELTDAQELRLAAAGVKFRTERVTEVGVGVEVRLVGGEVLGARRVFVVVRQRQQSDLAERLGCQLADGAIVADGGGRTTVPGVYAVGTAAAPALLAVAAAGHAATTAVAVHNDLLELDLGGGW is encoded by the coding sequence ATGGACGTCGCGATCATCGGTGGAAGTGTGGCGGGGCTGCAGGCTGCTTTGACGTTGGGTCGGGCGTGCCGGCGGGTGGTGCTGTTCGATGACGGGCGCGCTCGGAATCGGATGGCGTCGCATGTGCACAACTTCCTCGGTGTGGAGGATCTCGCGCCGGGTGAGCTGCTGGCGGCGGGCCGGAAGCAGCTCGCGGCGTACGGCGTTGAGGTCCGGGATGTGCGCGTCGAGGACGTGATCGCGGACGACGACGGGTACGTCGTGGACGGTGAGCGGGTGCGGGCGGTGGTGCTCGCGACGGGGTTGCGGGACGAACTGCCGGACGTGCCGGGGCTGGCTGAGCGGTGGGGCCAGGATGTGGTGGCGTGTCCGCACTGCCACGGGTGGGAGGTACGCGACCATCCGCTGGTGCAACTGGGCTGGCGCGGCGCGCCGGACCGGTCGGTGGCGCGGGCGCTGCTACTGAGCCGCTGGAGCGACCAGGTGATCCTGTGCACGGACGGCGACGAACTCACAGACGCACAGGAGCTCCGGCTGGCCGCAGCCGGGGTGAAGTTCCGCACCGAACGCGTCACCGAGGTAGGGGTGGGTGTTGAGGTTCGGTTGGTAGGTGGGGAGGTGTTGGGGGCGCGGCGGGTGTTTGTTGTGGTGCGGCAGCGTCAGCAGAGCGATCTTGCCGAGCGGCTGGGGTGCCAGCTGGCTGACGGGGCGATTGTGGCGGACGGTGGTGGGCGGACCACGGTGCCCGGCGTCTACGCGGTCGGTACGGCGGCGGCGCCTGCGTTGCTGGCGGTTGCGGCGGCGGGGCATGCGGCGACGACGGCGGTCGCCGTACACAACGATCTGTTGGAGCTAGACCTGGGCGGCGGGTGGTAG
- the gndA gene encoding NADP-dependent phosphogluconate dehydrogenase, giving the protein MSSAKAQIGVTGLAVMGRNLARNLARNGFRVALHNRSQARTDALVEEFGSEGDFVPSKDLAGFVESLEQPRKVIIMVKAGAPTDAVIDELVPLLDEGDIVVDAGNAHFADTRRREAALKEKGLHFVGSGVSGGEEGALNGPSIMPGGSPESYAALEPMLTKISAQVNGEPCCVHVGPDGAGHFVKMLHNGIEYADMQLIAEAYDLLRHVLDLSPAELADVFREWNTGDLESFLIEITAEVLSQTDPTAGGPFVDVVLDQAEQKGTGRWTVQSALDLGIPVSGMAEAVFARSLSGDVVRREAAAGALPGPANTKADHDTTHRDAFVDDVRHALYSSKLVAYAQGFDAIRAASDEYGWNIDLGAMATIWRGGCIIRARFLDRIKEAYDRNPELPSLLVDDYFRDAVASGQEAWRRVVATAATVGVPAPGFSAALSYYDGLRAERLPAALIQGLRDLFGAHTYKRVDREGSFHLEWSGDRSESQS; this is encoded by the coding sequence ATGAGTTCTGCCAAAGCCCAGATCGGCGTCACCGGACTCGCGGTGATGGGACGCAACCTGGCCCGGAACCTCGCGCGCAACGGGTTCCGCGTGGCCCTGCACAACCGCTCCCAGGCCCGCACCGACGCGCTGGTCGAGGAGTTCGGCTCCGAGGGCGACTTCGTCCCGTCGAAGGACCTGGCGGGCTTCGTCGAGTCGCTGGAGCAGCCGCGCAAGGTGATCATCATGGTCAAGGCCGGCGCCCCGACCGACGCGGTCATCGACGAACTGGTACCGCTGCTGGACGAGGGCGACATCGTCGTCGACGCCGGCAACGCGCACTTCGCCGACACCCGCCGCCGCGAGGCCGCCCTGAAGGAGAAGGGCCTGCACTTCGTCGGCTCCGGCGTCTCCGGCGGCGAGGAGGGCGCGCTGAACGGCCCGAGCATCATGCCCGGCGGCTCCCCGGAGTCGTACGCCGCGCTCGAGCCGATGCTGACCAAGATCTCCGCCCAGGTGAACGGCGAGCCGTGCTGCGTGCACGTCGGTCCGGACGGCGCCGGGCACTTCGTGAAGATGCTGCACAACGGCATCGAGTACGCCGACATGCAGCTGATCGCGGAGGCGTACGACCTGCTCCGGCACGTCCTCGACCTGTCCCCCGCGGAGCTCGCCGACGTGTTCCGGGAGTGGAACACCGGCGACCTCGAGTCGTTCCTGATCGAGATCACCGCCGAGGTGCTCAGCCAGACCGACCCGACCGCGGGCGGCCCGTTCGTCGACGTCGTGCTCGACCAGGCCGAGCAGAAGGGCACCGGCCGCTGGACCGTGCAGTCCGCGCTCGACCTCGGCATCCCGGTCAGCGGTATGGCCGAGGCCGTGTTCGCCCGCTCGCTGTCCGGTGACGTCGTACGGCGGGAGGCGGCGGCCGGCGCCCTGCCCGGACCGGCGAACACGAAGGCGGACCATGACACAACGCACCGGGACGCGTTCGTCGACGACGTCCGGCACGCGCTGTACTCGTCGAAGCTGGTCGCGTACGCGCAGGGCTTCGACGCGATCCGGGCCGCCAGCGACGAGTACGGCTGGAACATCGACCTCGGCGCGATGGCGACGATCTGGCGCGGCGGGTGCATCATCCGGGCGCGGTTCCTGGACCGCATCAAGGAGGCGTACGACCGGAACCCGGAGCTGCCGTCGCTGCTCGTCGACGACTACTTCCGGGACGCGGTCGCGAGCGGGCAGGAGGCGTGGCGCCGGGTGGTCGCGACGGCGGCGACCGTCGGCGTACCGGCGCCCGGGTTCTCGGCCGCACTGTCGTACTACGACGGGCTGCGGGCGGAGCGGCTGCCGGCCGCGCTGATCCAGGGGCTGCGCGACCTGTTCGGCGCGCACACCTACAAGCGGGTCGACCGCGAGGGCAGCTTCCACCTCGAGTGGTCCGGCGACCGCTCGGAGTCGCAGAGCTGA